Proteins encoded in a region of the Myxococcus guangdongensis genome:
- a CDS encoding YqiJ family protein → MTPFFDAILAFPTAIFTTAMGVVLTYWLFVIVGAVGIDLLDGGHVDFESGGKALGAALEGGGKALAGSLEGGAKAAGEALQGGKALAGHDHDAHVDSGILSTLGFAGIPLTVSVSLVSFFSWFLSLMATPPAHALLGGALPSWLINSTLGILCFIAGLVISGFAVRPLRPVFVAHKAPGRDSLLGRVCTISSGTVTDKNGHATFEDGGAGIILNVICAKANGLKRGDPALVLSYDAQRDAYEVEPVDWLLPEEMDQLRDPVRAAALARSRART, encoded by the coding sequence ATGACGCCCTTCTTCGACGCCATCCTCGCGTTCCCCACCGCCATCTTCACCACCGCCATGGGCGTGGTGCTGACCTATTGGCTGTTCGTCATCGTGGGCGCGGTGGGCATCGACCTGCTGGACGGCGGGCACGTCGACTTCGAGTCGGGCGGCAAGGCGCTGGGCGCGGCGCTCGAGGGTGGTGGCAAGGCGCTCGCGGGTTCGCTGGAGGGTGGGGCGAAGGCGGCGGGCGAGGCGCTCCAGGGAGGCAAGGCGCTCGCGGGGCACGACCACGACGCGCACGTGGACAGCGGCATCCTCTCCACGCTGGGCTTCGCGGGGATTCCGCTCACGGTGTCCGTGAGCCTGGTGTCGTTCTTCTCGTGGTTCCTGTCGCTGATGGCCACGCCGCCGGCGCACGCGCTGCTCGGCGGGGCGCTGCCCTCGTGGCTCATCAACTCCACGCTGGGCATCCTGTGCTTCATCGCGGGCCTGGTCATCTCCGGCTTCGCGGTGCGGCCGCTCAGGCCCGTGTTCGTGGCGCACAAGGCGCCCGGGCGCGACTCGCTGCTCGGCCGGGTGTGCACCATCTCCAGCGGCACCGTCACGGACAAGAACGGCCACGCCACGTTCGAGGACGGCGGCGCGGGCATCATCTTGAATGTCATCTGCGCCAAGGCGAATGGCCTGAAGCGCGGAGATCCGGCCTTGGTGCTCTCGTACGACGCCCAGCGCGACGCGTACGAGGTCGAGCCGGTGGATTGGTTGTTGCCGGAGGAGATGGACCAGCTTCGCGACCCGGTGCGGGCCGCGGCGTTGGCCCGCTCCCGGGCGCGCACATGA
- a CDS encoding acetylserotonin O-methyltransferase, protein MSQQPRSVNSVPSAAPSSPPAAAVMTQMVYGFWISRSLQIMAELGIADIIGDVPKTAEELAQASGTYAPALRRMLRLLSGLGVLIKDEETQAFALTELGVMLRKDSPGSVYGSLRAHGHLLSWSAWGDLVSSLKTGQPSVEKFMGDSFFGYLSSHPEDAAIFNGSMAAYQSLNAPAVVGAYDFTQVRSVVDVGGGTGTLLGHILQSHPHLKGALFELPHVKAEATARLNGMGLGNRCQVLEGDFFAKIPAGHDVYILSQILHDWDDERSLKILTNMREAMGPQSKLLIVETVLPGDNVQHFGNLYDMAMLVLVGGRERTGPEYSALVEKAGLRVHRVLPTYMPPSVVEVVPA, encoded by the coding sequence ATGAGCCAGCAACCTCGTTCCGTCAACAGTGTTCCCTCTGCTGCTCCCAGCTCTCCGCCGGCCGCGGCGGTGATGACCCAGATGGTCTACGGCTTCTGGATTTCTCGCAGCCTGCAAATCATGGCGGAGCTCGGCATCGCCGACATCATCGGTGACGTGCCCAAGACGGCGGAGGAGCTCGCGCAGGCGAGCGGAACGTACGCCCCGGCGCTGCGCCGCATGCTCCGGCTGCTCAGCGGGTTGGGCGTGCTCATCAAGGACGAAGAGACCCAGGCCTTCGCGCTGACGGAGCTGGGCGTGATGCTGCGCAAGGACAGCCCCGGCTCGGTGTACGGCTCGCTGCGGGCGCATGGCCACCTGCTGTCGTGGTCGGCCTGGGGAGACCTGGTGTCGTCGCTGAAGACGGGGCAGCCGTCCGTCGAGAAGTTCATGGGGGACAGCTTCTTCGGCTACCTGTCGAGTCATCCCGAGGACGCGGCCATCTTCAACGGCAGCATGGCCGCGTACCAGAGCCTCAACGCGCCGGCGGTGGTGGGCGCGTACGACTTCACGCAGGTCCGCTCGGTGGTGGACGTGGGCGGCGGCACGGGCACGCTCCTGGGGCACATCCTCCAGTCGCACCCGCACCTGAAGGGCGCGCTGTTCGAGCTGCCGCACGTGAAGGCGGAGGCGACGGCGCGGCTGAACGGGATGGGCCTCGGCAACCGCTGCCAGGTGCTGGAGGGCGACTTCTTCGCGAAGATTCCCGCGGGCCACGACGTGTACATCCTGTCGCAGATCCTCCACGACTGGGACGATGAGCGTAGCCTGAAGATCCTCACCAACATGCGCGAGGCGATGGGCCCGCAGTCCAAGCTGCTCATCGTGGAGACGGTGTTGCCGGGCGACAACGTGCAGCACTTCGGCAACCTCTACGACATGGCCATGCTGGTGCTGGTGGGCGGCCGCGAGCGCACGGGCCCCGAGTACTCCGCGCTGGTGGAGAAGGCGGGCCTGCGCGTGCACCGCGTGCTGCCCACGTACATGCCGCCGAGCGTGGTGGAGGTCGTCCCCGCCTAG
- a CDS encoding zinc-dependent metalloprotease gives MRWNSPLRRGLFGAVTTILALGVGCGPASDANEPQPPTPEAPAESLQVELDDAFVAVPRKVSAEEQGRVVQRLDGSVSNSGESFYLAIRKSELGQRWFMSAYLKQLHPGAVYYGAASSLGTRVVSFKEQNGKLFVFDADDRKTMSDVFDPEVLIEAWPIVNDYGAFNVLRGSNSYILVDPTAGLNRFGVMGEAYGATGVRFQTELSFAQRFRKISDGVTFEQVFTGYADVPDPTAPDFLEDNLFRTSGTLGIALRQYQEGQGYTPTELPWLEHYFRGEPRILPNTGYVTQTAAKWNIRPGMKPIKWIITDTVNKVQADPRFANYDVVAAVKRGVEGWNQAFGFKVFEASVGATSGFADDDKNVIIFDPDASAGFAFADWRLNPNTSEIRGATVYVNALWLELADGEFGDDAQAAVAAKLKNARKSLRMSWGGFDKGHLCEMPLPPMRDDALARHKKLPGPAAETQRTKKEKVESYLTHVILHEVGHTLGLRHNFAGSLVYTGAPNSPRSNSVMEYVYDPDAIFVDKPQSYDLQAVRYLYGLSADEPTELFCTDEDTEIEPYCNPYDRYSDPLGAFYGSTYALVQELLLYEVLPFPLLAGSFDYYLNATLQWARSGVEADQTYAYDVAIAAVRPPLALPPDAGPGYGAVADDIARRVLSRLYLDPLAARGSFTATPDEDNAITPQVLADIHGILINVDGVRSFQSRRAMVDILKNMQSLPAYVALRQGRDTVQAQLGTLSGTQLIQAEDLLARIQAALSPYYR, from the coding sequence ATGAGGTGGAATTCCCCGCTGCGGCGCGGCCTGTTCGGCGCCGTCACCACCATCTTGGCCCTGGGCGTTGGCTGCGGTCCCGCATCCGACGCGAACGAGCCTCAACCCCCGACCCCCGAAGCCCCCGCCGAGTCGTTGCAGGTGGAGTTGGATGACGCGTTCGTCGCCGTACCGCGCAAGGTGAGCGCCGAGGAGCAGGGCCGTGTCGTCCAGCGACTGGACGGCTCCGTGTCCAACTCCGGTGAGAGCTTCTACCTGGCCATCCGCAAGAGCGAGCTGGGCCAGCGCTGGTTCATGTCGGCGTACCTCAAGCAGCTGCACCCGGGCGCGGTGTACTACGGCGCGGCGTCCTCGCTGGGCACGCGCGTGGTGAGCTTCAAGGAGCAGAACGGGAAGCTGTTCGTCTTCGACGCGGATGACCGCAAGACGATGAGCGACGTGTTCGACCCGGAGGTGCTCATCGAGGCGTGGCCCATCGTCAACGACTACGGCGCCTTCAACGTCCTGCGCGGCTCCAACAGCTACATCCTGGTGGACCCGACCGCGGGGCTCAACCGCTTCGGTGTCATGGGCGAGGCCTACGGCGCCACCGGCGTGCGCTTCCAGACGGAGCTGAGCTTCGCGCAGCGCTTCCGGAAGATCTCCGACGGCGTGACGTTCGAGCAGGTGTTCACCGGCTACGCGGACGTGCCGGACCCGACCGCGCCGGACTTCCTGGAGGACAACCTGTTCCGCACCTCCGGCACGCTGGGCATCGCGCTGCGCCAGTACCAGGAGGGCCAGGGCTACACCCCCACGGAGCTGCCGTGGCTGGAGCACTACTTCCGCGGTGAGCCGCGCATCCTGCCCAACACGGGCTACGTCACCCAGACGGCGGCCAAGTGGAACATCCGCCCGGGCATGAAGCCCATCAAGTGGATCATCACCGACACGGTGAACAAGGTGCAGGCCGACCCGCGCTTCGCCAACTACGACGTGGTGGCGGCGGTGAAGCGGGGCGTCGAGGGCTGGAACCAGGCGTTCGGCTTCAAGGTGTTCGAGGCCTCCGTGGGCGCGACGTCGGGCTTCGCCGACGACGACAAGAACGTCATCATCTTCGACCCGGACGCGTCCGCGGGCTTCGCCTTCGCCGACTGGCGCCTCAACCCCAACACCAGCGAGATTCGCGGCGCGACCGTGTACGTCAACGCGCTGTGGCTGGAGCTGGCCGACGGTGAGTTCGGCGACGACGCGCAGGCCGCCGTCGCGGCGAAGCTGAAGAACGCGCGCAAGTCGCTGCGCATGTCGTGGGGCGGCTTCGACAAGGGTCACCTGTGCGAGATGCCCCTGCCCCCCATGCGCGACGACGCGCTGGCCAGGCACAAGAAGCTGCCGGGGCCCGCGGCGGAGACGCAGCGCACGAAGAAGGAGAAGGTGGAGTCGTACCTGACGCACGTCATCCTCCACGAGGTGGGCCACACGCTGGGCCTGCGCCACAACTTCGCCGGCTCGCTCGTGTACACGGGCGCGCCCAACAGCCCGCGCTCCAACTCGGTGATGGAGTACGTGTACGATCCCGACGCCATCTTCGTGGACAAGCCGCAGTCCTACGACCTCCAGGCCGTCCGCTACCTGTACGGCCTGTCGGCGGACGAGCCCACCGAGCTGTTCTGCACGGACGAGGACACGGAGATCGAGCCGTACTGCAACCCGTACGACCGCTACTCCGACCCGCTGGGCGCCTTCTACGGCTCCACGTACGCGCTGGTGCAGGAGCTGCTGCTGTACGAAGTCCTGCCCTTCCCCCTGCTCGCGGGCTCGTTCGACTACTACCTGAACGCGACGCTGCAGTGGGCGCGCTCGGGTGTGGAGGCGGACCAGACGTACGCGTACGACGTCGCCATCGCCGCCGTGCGTCCTCCGCTGGCGCTCCCGCCGGACGCGGGCCCGGGCTACGGCGCGGTGGCCGACGACATCGCCCGTCGCGTGCTGTCCCGCCTGTACCTGGACCCGCTCGCGGCGCGCGGCAGCTTCACCGCCACGCCCGACGAGGACAACGCGATCACCCCGCAGGTGCTCGCGGACATCCACGGCATCCTCATCAACGTGGACGGCGTGCGCAGCTTCCAGTCCCGCCGCGCCATGGTGGACATCCTGAAGAACATGCAGAGCCTGCCGGCCTACGTGGCCCTGCGCCAGGGCCGCGACACGGTCCAGGCCCAGCTGGGGACGCTGAGCGGCACGCAGCTCATCCAGGCCGAGGACCTGCTGGCCCGCATCCAGGCCGCGCTGTCGCCGTACTACCGTTGA
- a CDS encoding DNA topoisomerase IB: MQPTAATAHPPRAPVRSRGVTRLERLKRQGLRRTGSPARGFRYVDASGRRVSAETKARIEALRLPPAWRDVFISPSPTASLQAVGRDAAGRWQYRYHAAHRRKADEAKFRRIVGFAQALPRMRRRVNADLRREGLGRDKVLAATLRILGTCFIRPGSQRYAEDNGSFGIATLRRDHVRVSGDTVSFDFPGKSGKRQHRQLTDGRVATLVSKLLRVPGRDVFKFVLDDGLVVDVRRRHINAYIQEVMGEDYSAKDFRTWAGTLICACALARARAKQAQAKGSALKKSMVAAVKEVAEHLGNTPAVARSSYIYPSVLALFQRGQVVDRYFDSVDELTSSRGERLHCSEKALLHLLDTPRRRPAA; this comes from the coding sequence ATGCAACCCACCGCCGCCACCGCCCACCCTCCTCGAGCCCCCGTCCGGAGCCGGGGTGTCACGCGGTTGGAGCGGCTAAAGCGACAGGGCCTTCGCCGCACGGGCTCACCGGCCCGAGGCTTCCGCTACGTGGACGCGAGCGGAAGGCGCGTGTCCGCGGAGACGAAGGCGCGCATCGAGGCGCTGCGGCTGCCGCCCGCGTGGCGCGACGTGTTCATCTCCCCCTCCCCCACCGCGAGCCTCCAGGCCGTGGGCCGCGACGCCGCGGGGCGGTGGCAGTACCGCTACCACGCCGCGCACCGGAGGAAGGCGGACGAGGCGAAGTTCCGGCGCATCGTCGGCTTCGCCCAGGCCCTGCCTCGCATGCGCCGGCGCGTGAACGCGGACCTGCGGCGCGAGGGGCTGGGGCGCGACAAGGTGCTGGCCGCCACGCTGCGCATCCTGGGCACGTGCTTCATCCGCCCGGGCAGCCAGCGCTACGCGGAGGACAACGGGAGCTTCGGCATCGCCACCCTGCGGCGCGACCACGTGCGCGTGTCCGGGGACACGGTGTCGTTCGACTTCCCGGGCAAGAGCGGCAAGCGGCAGCACCGCCAGCTCACGGACGGGCGCGTCGCCACGCTCGTGAGCAAGCTCTTGAGGGTGCCCGGGCGGGACGTGTTCAAGTTCGTGCTGGATGACGGGCTCGTGGTGGACGTCCGTCGGCGCCACATCAACGCGTACATCCAGGAGGTCATGGGCGAGGACTACAGCGCCAAGGACTTCCGCACCTGGGCGGGCACCCTCATCTGCGCGTGCGCCCTGGCCCGGGCCCGCGCGAAGCAGGCGCAGGCGAAGGGCTCCGCGCTCAAGAAGAGCATGGTCGCCGCGGTGAAGGAGGTCGCCGAGCATCTGGGCAACACACCCGCCGTCGCGCGCTCCTCGTACATCTACCCGTCCGTGCTGGCCCTGTTCCAGCGGGGCCAGGTGGTGGACCGCTACTTCGACTCCGTGGACGAGCTGACGTCGTCGCGCGGAGAGCGGCTCCACTGCTCCGAGAAGGCGCTGCTGCACCTGCTCGACACGCCCCGGCGCCGGCCCGCCGCGTGA
- a CDS encoding 2OG-Fe(II) oxygenase, producing MSAYITHRHALPPRELETLRDALLGSRFVARSPLMGTFQGSRGFALIFTREGLPALEARFPFLTTYLARVLEPGSARGLLSWRERLFSGRQPRAEPNAFYLNLLLLDAGMGVGRHIDATLQGPSGVPDATPRHVSVLYLQVPPGARGGALRLLEDNRPLGEVRPRPGLLVHFQGHLQHEVQPFIGARDDTQRASLVCEQYVFPPDALARLPPFRIQSKAGFAAYLDSQRERTDG from the coding sequence TTGAGCGCCTACATCACCCACCGTCACGCCCTCCCTCCCCGGGAGCTGGAGACCCTCCGGGACGCCCTGCTCGGCTCGCGCTTCGTGGCGCGCAGCCCGTTGATGGGGACGTTCCAGGGCAGCCGGGGCTTCGCCCTCATCTTCACCCGCGAGGGCCTCCCGGCGTTGGAGGCGCGCTTCCCCTTCCTCACGACCTACCTGGCGCGCGTGCTGGAGCCCGGGAGCGCGCGCGGCCTGCTGTCGTGGCGCGAGCGACTGTTCAGCGGGCGACAGCCGCGCGCCGAGCCAAATGCCTTCTATCTGAACCTCCTCCTGCTCGACGCGGGCATGGGCGTGGGCCGCCACATCGACGCCACGCTCCAGGGGCCCAGCGGCGTGCCGGACGCCACGCCCCGCCACGTCAGCGTGCTCTACCTCCAGGTGCCTCCCGGCGCGCGTGGGGGCGCGCTGCGGCTGCTCGAGGACAACCGCCCGCTGGGCGAGGTGCGGCCGCGCCCGGGACTGTTGGTGCACTTCCAGGGACACCTCCAGCACGAGGTGCAGCCCTTCATCGGCGCGCGCGACGACACCCAGCGCGCCAGCCTCGTGTGCGAGCAGTACGTCTTCCCACCCGACGCCCTCGCGCGTCTGCCTCCCTTCCGCATCCAGTCCAAGGCGGGCTTCGCGGCCTACCTGGACTCGCAGCGCGAGCGCACCGACGGCTGA